The Benincasa hispida cultivar B227 chromosome 11, ASM972705v1, whole genome shotgun sequence genome has a segment encoding these proteins:
- the LOC120092041 gene encoding tyrosine-protein phosphatase At3g09960-like isoform X2 produces MSKETKPKVVCCIGDIHGYFTKLQKLWRNLELTIGASDFASATVIFLGDYCDRGPNSREVIEFLVSLPSRYPKQKQVFLSGNHEFGLAGFLGLVGAPSNESGFESTWEGFEEREEEEGWYKGEGYENMHLQARMWGGTTRERFDAYGIEFMGSVYDAAPTFESYGVPHGSPGLEEGKDVEEQLKFLKAKETKFPKIMGLSGRKNVWNIPKELCEKNDEKATIVVSGHHGKLHIDGLRLIIDEGGSVPEVNPLAAILLPSMKIVRDTDIF; encoded by the exons ATGTCAAAGGAGACGAAACCTAAAGTCGTGTGTTGTATTGGCGACATCCATGGATACTTCACCAAGCTTCAGAAGCTATGGCGAAACCTCGAGTTGACGATCGGGGCCTCCGACTTCGCTTCCGCTACCGTCATCTTCTTGGGAGATTACTGCGACAGAGGGCCGAATTCTCGAGAAGTGATTGAATTCTTGGTCTCACTGCCTTCCAG GTATCCAAAGCAGAAGCAAGTATTTCTGTCAGGGAATCACGAGTTTGGGTTAGCAGGGTTCCTAGGGCTCGTGGGAGCTCCGTCGAACGAGTCGGGGTTCGAGTCGACATGGGAGGGGTTCGAGGagagggaggaggaagaagGATGGTACAAGGGGGAGGGGTATGAGAATATGCATTTGCAAGCAAGAATGTGGGGTGGGACTACAAGGGAGAGAtttgatgcatatggaattgaATTTATGGGCTCAGTTTATGATGCTGCACCAACATTTGAGTCCTATGGTGTTCCTCATGGATCTCCTG GTTTAGAGGAAGGGAAAGATGTTGAAGAGCAACTCAAGTTTTTGAAAGCCAAAGAAACCAAATTTCCCAAAATAATGGGTCTAAGTGGGAGGAAGAATGTTTGGAATATCCCAAAG GAACTGTGtgagaaaaatgatgaaaaggCAACCATTGTTGTAAGTGGACACCATGGAAAACTTCACATCGATGGCTTAAGACTCATCATTGATGAAGGTGGCAGTGTGCCCGAGGTTAATCCTTTAGCTGCAATTTTGCTTCCTTCCATGAAAATTGTTCGTGATACTGATATCTTTTAA
- the LOC120092041 gene encoding tyrosine-protein phosphatase RLPH2-like isoform X1, whose protein sequence is MSKETKPKVVCCIGDIHGYFTKLQKLWRNLELTIGASDFASATVIFLGDYCDRGPNSREVIEFLVSLPSRYPKQKQVFLSGNHEFGLAGFLGLVGAPSNESGFESTWEGFEEREEEEGWYKGEGYENMHLQARMWGGTTRERFDAYGIEFMGSVYDAAPTFESYGVPHGSPDLMKAVPDEHKKFLSNLVWVHEEDDVCLETKDGIKNCRLIAVHAGLEEGKDVEEQLKFLKAKETKFPKIMGLSGRKNVWNIPKELCEKNDEKATIVVSGHHGKLHIDGLRLIIDEGGSVPEVNPLAAILLPSMKIVRDTDIF, encoded by the exons ATGTCAAAGGAGACGAAACCTAAAGTCGTGTGTTGTATTGGCGACATCCATGGATACTTCACCAAGCTTCAGAAGCTATGGCGAAACCTCGAGTTGACGATCGGGGCCTCCGACTTCGCTTCCGCTACCGTCATCTTCTTGGGAGATTACTGCGACAGAGGGCCGAATTCTCGAGAAGTGATTGAATTCTTGGTCTCACTGCCTTCCAG GTATCCAAAGCAGAAGCAAGTATTTCTGTCAGGGAATCACGAGTTTGGGTTAGCAGGGTTCCTAGGGCTCGTGGGAGCTCCGTCGAACGAGTCGGGGTTCGAGTCGACATGGGAGGGGTTCGAGGagagggaggaggaagaagGATGGTACAAGGGGGAGGGGTATGAGAATATGCATTTGCAAGCAAGAATGTGGGGTGGGACTACAAGGGAGAGAtttgatgcatatggaattgaATTTATGGGCTCAGTTTATGATGCTGCACCAACATTTGAGTCCTATGGTGTTCCTCATGGATCTCCTG ATTTGATGAAGGCAGTACCTGATGAACATAAGAAGTTCCTTTCCAATCTGGTTtgggttcatgaagaa GATGATGTGTGTTTGGAGACAAAAGATGGCATAAAGAACTGCAGATTGATAGCAGTCCATGCAGGTTTAGAGGAAGGGAAAGATGTTGAAGAGCAACTCAAGTTTTTGAAAGCCAAAGAAACCAAATTTCCCAAAATAATGGGTCTAAGTGGGAGGAAGAATGTTTGGAATATCCCAAAG GAACTGTGtgagaaaaatgatgaaaaggCAACCATTGTTGTAAGTGGACACCATGGAAAACTTCACATCGATGGCTTAAGACTCATCATTGATGAAGGTGGCAGTGTGCCCGAGGTTAATCCTTTAGCTGCAATTTTGCTTCCTTCCATGAAAATTGTTCGTGATACTGATATCTTTTAA